The Paraflavitalea devenefica genomic interval CCAGGAAGAAAGTATTCCTGCTCAACCGCCTGCATGGCTATTCGTATAAACAGATTGCCAGCGAACTGTCGATTTCTGACCGCACCGTGGAAAAACACATTTCACTCGCGCTGAAACAATTAAAGAAAATGCTATTGCTCACCCTCCTGTCCTCTATTACCGGATGGTAAAAAAATATTTTTGGGCCTATTACGGGTAAACCTTCTTCACAAGCGTATTATATAAAGACACCTTTTTATTTTGAACTTATCCAAAGAAATTATTGAACGTTTTTTAGCCGGTCGCTGTACCCCGGAAGAAGCAGCCGCCATACTGGATGCCCTGAGGGAGCAGCCCGGACTGCTGGATGCCTATATGGGCAAAGATGACTGGGATGAGATTGATGAAAACAAAGCAGTGATGCCGCCTGACGTAGAGGCCCGCACTACGAAGGCGGTACTGAACTACACTACGCGGACAACGCCGGGCGCTTTTTTAATAAAACGCCGATGGATGATGGCTGCAGCCTCTATAGTGGCACTAAGTATTACCGGTTTTTATTTGTTCAAACAACGATCATCCCCGCAACAGGATCAGGCAGTGGCGCAATCAAAGGAGATCAGCGTAGACGTTCCACTGAATAAGGATACAATGATCATGAATACCGGAAAAGGGAAATTAACAGTGGCATTGAAAGACGGGTCACAAATATTACTGAGCAGCCAGGCAGAGATCCGTTATGAACCTCAATTTACCGGAACCAAAAGGGAGATCCAACTGAAGGGAGAAGCGTATTTTAAAGTGTCGAAAGATAAAAGCAAGCCGTTTATTGTATATAGTCATGGTATTACTACAACAGCCTTAGGCACTTCCTTTACCATCCGGGCCTGGGGAAATGACCCGCAGGTATCTGTGGCGCTTCACACCGGGAAAGTGGTAGTCAGGTCCATAACAGCCAGTGACAGTTCCGCCAAATCCATTTACCTGTTGCCGGGCGATCGGTTAACGGTGAATACACAAACATTTGCCACACATATTGAAAAAGAAAAGCCTGCTGCAATAGTGGCGAAAGATACGCCTCTGAAAAAAGCCTTTGTGCTGGATTTTGACCGGGAACCATTGGCAAAAGTTTTTGATAAGCTAATACAGGAATATGGTACGGCGATACAATATGATGGAACTTTGTTATCGGAATTGAGCTTCACAGGCAGCATAAAAACAGATGACCCATTAGAAAAGATACTGCAAAACATTGCTTTACTGAATAGCTTAACGGTGACCAGAACGCCCAAAGGTTACCTCATCAGCACCGGTCAATAATACAATACCAACATATGCCTTCAAAACATGTACAAAGTACATGCGGCATTCTATTACCTAAAACTACCGATTTATGAAAAGGATCAGGCGTTTACCAAAACTAAAAAAGCTGCCATTACTCCATTCACTGCTGTTGCTGGCATTTACTTGTTGCATGAGCATCACCGGGTATACCCAGACAACGCCCGCCTCCATCCGGGGCGTAGTACAAAACGAAAAGGGGGAAGGTTTAGCAGGCGTAAGCATTGCGATCAAGAATGATTCCCTCCGTTACAAAAGCAACACTTCTACTGATGCGCAGGGTGTGTTTACCTTTTCCGATCTGCTACCCGATATTCCCTATACCATTTCCTTTTCCTTTGTAGGTTACGAAACACAGACCAGGAGCCGCTATGCACTGAAGCCGGGCGAGAAAGCCTCTATGATGATTAACCTGAAAGAGCTGCCGGCCGACCTTCAGCAGGTAGTGGTAGTGGGATATGGCACTTCAAAGAAGATCAGTGTAACCGGTGCAGTAGATCAGGTTTCGGGCAAGCGGATTGCAGAGCGTCCCATCGCCAACATATTTCAGGGATTGCAGGGCGTGAGCCCGGGACTTAATATCACGTATGGTGGTGGTCAGCCGGGACAAACACCCACCATCAATGTGCGGGGGTATACGTCCATCAACGGTGGTGGTCCGTTGATCGTTATTGATGGGATTGCCGCTGCAACAGATGATCTGTTGAGATTAAACCCATCCGACATCGCCTCTATTACGGTATTACGCGATGCAGCTTCTGCAGCTATTTATGGCGCCAGGGCATCGTATGGCGTACTGCTGGTAACCACCAAGGAAGGTGTTAGCGGTGGCAGGCAAAATATCAGTTATAATAATTATTTCGCCTGGTCCAGGAGAACCATATTGCCCGAACCAGTAACCGATCCTTATATCTATTCCAGGGTGCTGGAAACTTCCACTGATAATACGCCCTGGGATTACGTCAACTTTTCGGATGAATATTATAAGTGGGCCAAAGAACGTTCCGATAATCCCTCCATTGAAGATGTACGGGTAGATCCATCAGACCCATCAAAATGGGCCTATATGGGCAGCAATAACTGGAATGATTACTTTTTCAGCAAAACCAGTTTTTCCCAATACCATACTATTTCTTTCAGTGGCTCTTCTGAAAACAACAGGAAACTGCCCATCGGCTATTTGTTGTCTGCCGATTATACCAAAGAAAACGGATTGAATAAACTGACGAAGGATGACTGGAACCGGTATGGGCTGCGGGGCAAACTGAATATAGCGCCATTCCCCTGGCTGAAGCTGGATAATAATCTCTCTGTATACCAGTTGAAACGCGATGCACCCACTTATGCGGCTACCGATGTTTATTATCTGCAGCCAACCAACGTAGCCAAAAATCCGGATGGTACCTGGGGCAATAACTCAGCCGGCAGACTGGCTGCACAGCTAACCAGCGGTGGCCGCAATCAACAAACCCGTTTTGGGTTCCAGAATATTGCACGGGCAGTAGCTACGTTTTTGAATGGCAGCCTGCAGGTAACGGGCGATGCCAGTTTTAAGCGCGAGCTTTGGAAGTACCATAGAGAAGACCTTCCTTACCTGCTTGGTTATGGCCCCAATGATGTACGGCAGGAAAACAGCATAGGATCTATTGCTGAAACGAATGGTATTATCAACCAGGATGTATTTGACCTGTATGTTAATTACAATAAGGAACTGGGTGATCATGCGTTTAAATTGCTGGCAGGTTATAACCAGGAAAGTTATGAATGGTCGCCGGTAACTGCTTCCAAAACACAGTTGATATCCTCCTCTGTGCCTTATATCGGACTTACTACGGGCGATGCCACCGTTAGCACCACAGGCGAGGGTGGTTATTACTCCTATGCCATCCGTAGCTGGTTCGGCCGTATTAATTATACTTTCAAAGACCGGTATATTATAGAAGGCAATGGCCGGTATGATGGATCCTCCAGGTTCCCTTCCAATAATCGTTGGGGCTTCTTCCCTTCTGTTTCTGCCGCCTGGATAGCCAGCCGGGAAGCTTTCTTCGACAAGCTGGCGCCCACCCTGTCTACCCTGAAATTACGCGCTTCTTATGGCGACCTGGGCAACCAAAGTGTCAATTATTTCGGTTACGTACAGTCATTGCCTACGAAGTTATCCACGTACCTGATCAATGGCAACAGGCAAACCGTTATAGGTAACGCCTCAAGTCCCTATAACCTTGCTCCTTCATTGCGGGTTGACCCCTCCAATTATACCTGGGAAAAGGTAACCACTACCAACGTAGGAGCAGATATTGGCGTACTCAATGATAAGGTGCTTGTTTCTTTCGATTACTTTGTACGCAATACCCTGGGTATGCTGGCGCCCAGCCAGGAACTGCCCGGCGTACTGGGCACTTCAGCGCCGCAACAAAATTCAGCGGATCTTTCTACACGGGGCTGGGAACTTTCCGTAAGCTACCGCAATAGCTTTAGCGTACAATCCCAACCGCTCTCCTTCAACGCACGGCTGGTGGTATCCGATTCAAGAAGCAAGATCACCCGATACAACAATGCGCTGGAGACCTTTTCGGCAACTTACCGGCCCGACCAGTATATTGGTGAGATATGGGGCTTAACGAATGATGGTTTCTTTCAAAGCAAAGATGAGATTGACAAGCTGGACGAATCATCACTGATTCCCTGGGGTGCTTTGGACATCGTACCAGGCTGGCCTAAGTACAAGGATTTTGATGGCGATGGCAAGATTGAGCAAGGCCCTTCTGCCAAAGATCCCAAAGACCTCCGCGTCATTGGCAACAGCAGCCCGCGCTACCGCTTTGGATTCAATCTTGATATGAGCTGGAACAATATTGACCTGAGCGTATTTTTACAGGGTGTGGCCAAGCAGGATTATTATCCACGCCATTATCTTTTCTGGGGTCCCTACCAACAACCTTATGCCAATGTATATCCCTGGAACCTGGACTTTTACCGGGCTGCAGATGATAATGCCCAACAAATCGCACAACATTCAGCCTCCTATATCAACGCAGGGCTCGCCAAAGCCAATACCAACGCTTATTTCCCAGTATTGCAGTCATGGCTGGCTGACAATAATTATGGCAGCGGCCTGGACATCGCACAAACTAAATATCTCTTAAATGCAGCTTATTTAAGGGTTAAAAACGTTACGGTTGGTTATACCCTGCCTGCCTCACTCATGAAGCGTTTTGGTTTTAAACGCCTGCGCTTATTCTTCAGCGGAGAAAACCTGTATGAGTTTTCTTCCATCAAAAAATACCTTGATCCTGAATCTATCAGTGACGGTTTCGGATGGGAATATCCTTACCAGCGTAAATATTCTTTTGGAGTGAATGCAGATTTATAAGTATTGACCTGCCAATTAAAAATGAAACAATGAAAAAGATACTTTACTATATACTCGCAGGAAGTTTAATAACAACAGGTGCCTGCAAGAAAGATTTCTTAGACCGCTATCCTCAAACAACCATTTCGCCGGAGCTGTTCTTTAAATCAGAAGACGATCTGTCGCTCTACATCAATGGCCTGCTCAATCATGACGGCGTAGGAAACTATTTAGACGATCAGAGCAGTGACAATACGGCCACCACGGGGGCCGTCGAGGTAAAAGTCGTCATGACGGGTTCGCCCAGCTCAAAAACCATTACATCAGGCTGGAACTGGAGCAGGCTTCGTGACATCAATTATTTCCTGGATAATTATGGGAAAGCGGCAGTGACACAGGAAGTGAAAGACCATTATGCAGGCCTGGCCAGGTATTACAGGGCCGTATTTTATACAGGCATGGTAAAAAGATATTCTAATGTTCCCTGGTATTCCCGCACCATCAATCCCAATGATACCGCGATGCTGTACATGGCCCCTACTCCCCGCGCCCAGGTGATGGATAGTGTTATGGCCGATCTGGCTTTTGCTGCAGCACATGTACGAGCCACTGTTCCGGCAGGTACCCCGGGTGTATGGGCAGTAAAAACCTTCTATACAAGGGTGGCTTTGTATGAAGGTACTTACCGCAAATATCATAGTGAGCTAAACCTGGGAAGTTCGGCTAATTCCTTCCTGGAGAAGGCCAGGGATATTGCAAAAGAGATCATGGGCTCCGGCAATTTCCAGTTAAACAATACAAATAGTCCGGAGAAGGATTATGGAACGCTTTTTGGTTCGGCCGACCTGTCGGCCAATAAAGAAGTGATCCTGAATACACCCTATGATCTCAGCAAAGCAGGGGCCGGCAGCAGTAATATTAACTCCACGGTATTTGGGGATTATGAGCAATCCCCCTCCCGCAGCCTTATACAGGCCTACCTCATGAAAGACGGTTCCCGCTTTACTGATATAGCAGGTTATGAAACATTCGGCTTTGTGAAGGAATTTGAAAACCGCGATCCGAGAATGAAACAGACCTTGGTTTATCCGGGTTTTGCAAGGATTACCGACAGTAAATCTTATGTACAAAGGCTCAATAAAAATTTCACAGGTTATCATCAGTTAAAAGGCTATTACAATAACTCTACCGACAATGTCATACTGGGCAGTTTTGATTTCCCAGCCTATCGCTATGCTGAGGTGTTGCTCACCTATGCAGAAGCGTTGGCAGAACTGGGTACTATTACACAGGCCAATCTGGATGAATCGGTAAATCTTGTAAGAAGCAGGGCTGGCCTACCTGCCTTAAACCTCGTAGCTGCTAATGGCAATCCCGATCCGGTGCTGGCCGCTCAGTATCCCCAGGTTTCCGGCGCGCAGAAAGGTGTACTGCTCGAAATACGCCGTGAAAGAAGGGTGGAATTTGCCATGGAAGGATACCGCTACGATGACCTGATGCGCTGGCAAGCCGGCAAGCTGCTGGAAAAGATACCGGAAGGCATGTATTTTCCGGGCCTGGGCAAATACGATCTGACCGGCGACGGACATGAGGATATTATTTTGATTGATAAGAGCAGCAATATACCGGCCGAAGCACAAAAGGAAAAGAATGCACTGGGAGAAGTATTGGTGTATTATAAAGCGGGCAGTTTCGGAGAGAATGTGACCGTTTACCTGCGCAATGGCAATAGCGGCGGCACGCTGGTTACCGAAGTAACACCCCGGAACTTTATCGAACCTAAGTATTATTACCGCCCCATCCCTTATAACCAGGTGGTGCTTAATCCGAAGCTTACCCAATCTTTTGGCTGGGAGTAAATCATTCAAATAATATCCATTATGAAAAGAAGGGAAATGCTCAAAGCGGTGGGATTGATGACCGGTGCTATGGCCGCAGCTAACCAGGCTGTACTGGCTGCAGCCACCGGTGTGGGAAAAGAGAAGGTTCCTAAACCTGTATTGCGGGTGGTACATATCACTGATGTACATATACGCACCGGCGACAATGCACCAGATAGGTTTAAAAAATGCCTCAAAGAAATAACAGGGCAGAAGGTTGATTTTTTCCTCAATGGCGGAGACTCGATCAATGATGCCTCCTATGACAACGTAAAAAGGGAAAGCGTTACGGAACAATGGAGCTTATGGGACGATTGCTTACGGTCCATCGGGCAATATGAAGTATATAGCTGTATTGGCAATCATGATCCTTGGTGGGCAGCGCCTTCCCAAACAGATGAAATGTATGGCAAAGAGTATGTGGTAAAGCGATTAAAAATACCAGGCCGGTATTACAGCTTCCCCAAAAAGAACTGGCACTTTATTATACTGGATGGCAATAACAAAAATATCTCCCTCGATGAAGAGCAATTTACCTGGCTGGAGCAGGAGCTTGCCAGACTTCCTGCTTCAACCCCTACCCTGTTGATGTCGCATTATCCTATACTGGGTACCACTCCTATATTGGTAGGTGGCGGTCATTCGGACCATAAAAAGCTGAAGGACCTTTTTTATAAACACCGCGACAAGGTAAAGGTATGCCTCAGCGGACACAACCACCTGTATGATAAAACGCTTTACAACGGCGTATTGTATTGCTGTAACGGAGCTATGTCTGGCTACTGGTGGGGTAAGGGAGATAAAGAATCGGCCGGCGCCGGCTACTACCTGGAAACACCTCCAGGCTATGCTATACTGAATTTGTATGAGGACGGTACAGTAACGAACGACTATACGCCCCATGCTTACCTTTGATTGTTGAACATTCATTAATGACCATTCTCCAGGGAAACCTATTTTAATTAGCTATATGAAAAGATTTGCTACAGCAGTGCTCTTTCTTTTTTCCACCGCTGTTTTCTTCCCGGCTCAGGCGCAGAAAACTAAAAAGGCGGTCTTTGTTATCGTAGACGGTATACCAGCCGATGTGATTGAAAAACTGGCCCCGCCCAACCTGCAGGTCATTGCGAAAGAAGGTGGCTATACAAGGGCTTATATGGGTGGTGTTAAAGGAACGTATACACAAACGCCCACCATTTCTGCAGTGGGCTATAACAGTATACTCACCGGCACCTGGGTTAATAAGCACAATGTTTGGGACAATGATATTGCCCAACCCAATTATCAGTATTATACCATTTTTCGCTACCTGAAGCAACAATACCCGCAGAAGAAAACAGCTATTTTTTCCACCTGGCTGGACAACCGCACGAAGCTCGTGGGTGATAATATACCGGCTACCGGTAATATTCCCGTAGATCATCATTACGATGGGCTGGAGCTGGATACGGTTAATTTTCCGCACGACAAGCAAGGTAATTACCTGAATAAAATAGATGAAGCGGTGTCCAACCATGCGGCTGACTATATTAAAACCCAGGCGCCTGACCTGTCATGGGTGTACCTGGAGTTTACTGATGATATGGGACATGCATTTGGAGACAGTCCTGCGTTTTATGAGGCAATCAAAAATGCAGACAAAAGAATAGGCTATTTATGGGAAGCGATCAAATACCGGCAACAACATTTTAAGGAAGACTGGTTAATCGTGATCACTACAGACCATGGCAGGGATGCCAAAACCGGAAAAGGTCATGGCGGCCAGTCAGACCGCGAACGCAGCAGTTGGATATTTACGAACGCCCAAGACCTGAATGCTGAGTTTCGTGCGCCACAGGCATCTGCCGTGGATATTATGCCTGGCATTGCCAGGTTTATGGATATCAGTCTTCCAAAAGAAAATGCCTGGGAAGTAGATGGTATTCCCTTCACCGGTAAGTTATCCTTTATTGCACCATCTTTTGAATACATCGGCAATACAGTAAAAATAAAATGGACGCCTGTTGGGAAAAATGAGGATATCAAGGTATGGGTAGCCGCCACAAATAATTTTAAAACCGGTACGCGCGACGAATATCAACTCATTAAAACATGGCCGCTTAGCCAGGGATACGGAGAAGTGAAAATACCCGGTGAAGTGGGAACATTTTATAAAATAGTACTGGAAGGCGTTTACAATACAGCCAATAACTGGCATAACGCCAACACAAAGTAATTATAAGCAGCAGGTGGGCCATCTTCAACAAATGGTCCACCTGCTGCATTCATTATTTTACCTGCAATCTTACAACAGTACCATCTATTTCCAGCAGGTAGAGGCCTGGCTTTATACCAACGAGGGATATCTGCGGTAATCGTACGGCAGGATCAATGTTAACAGACTTGATCAACCTGCCCTCCAGGTCCTTGATCGTGATGGCAGCCGTTTTGCGCTTGCCGGTGATGGTAATGCTATTGCCGGCAGGATTGGGATAAAAACCAATGGCAGGCGCAGCAGGAGTTACGTGTACCGTAAGTTGCCGCGGCTTCGCCGGCAGGATAGACGGGTTCATGTAATGTACCGTTATACTGATATGATCAATACGGGCCGACATGGATACGCTTGCCAACCCTGCGTTCAGGGAGGCCGCAATGGCCACACCGAAATCATTGGCATTAATATCAGAAGGCAACCAGGAGAGCCCCCAGGTATCTGTTGAGCTGCCATAGGTAGCCGTTGCATCACTACTGGGCCAACCGGCGGCGCTGGCATGTTCTGCACCTGCTATACTGCCATTTTTAACAATCATCACCGATAGATCCTCTACAGAGCCTCCCAGGCTAAGCCCTCCTGCACTACGCTCCACAGTTACTGTAATACCGCATATAGCAGCGCCTGTTGGAATAGCAAACCCCAGGTTCTGCACCACCAGGTAATTGGTTTGCGCTGTAGCAAATAACGACAATACCTGGGTGGCTTGTGCGCGGCTGCCATCAGATAAGGCAGCATTGCCCGGATTGTTCCAGGCCACCGTACCAAGAGATGTATTATTGGAAAATAAAGCAGCATCCAAAGGCCCCACCTGGATACACTGGGCAACAGCAAATGGATGAATGAGAACAATGCATACGAATGCCATAGAAAGAGCAAAGCTTTTCATGAAATTTGGTTTAAAGATTAATTAAGCAATAGAAGCCTCACCGGGACGATTATACGGTCCCGGGACAATACAGGGGCATCCCAACGTGCATCGTTGTCGGGCGACCCGGCCAAATGATCAATAAGGGAAATGTTTAACCGTTACCGGCTAAAGGATAAGGGGGGCTTCATGAGCCCATGCAGGAAATCAGCGGTTGAACCATTGCTACTAATAGAGAGAGAACCAGAGAGGTACAAAGAGTTGCGTGCATTATAACGGCAACGGGAAAGTTTTATGATAATAAGCTATCATCTGTTCTTTTTTCTTGTTTTAAATCAATTCAATGCATCTATAACCAGTCTGGCATTGATATAGGACAATATAGTCTATAATTGCATCTCATCTTTGTGGGCGTTGCGGATAGCAGTAAGTTTTTGCAACCACCTGGGAGAAAGAAAAAAGATAGCCAATATGGCCAGCAATAAACCTGCGAGCAGTGCCACCCCTACCTCCAGTTGCAATACCTTAACCCGGTTGGCTTGCCGCAAATTCTCCTTTTCATGACCCTCTTTTAGCAGCGCTTCCTTTTTCTCATACACAAACTTTGCCTGCAGCTCTGCTGTCTTTTTACGGGTCTCTTCATTGAAAAGGCTGTCTGCATAAACTTTATGCAGCTTGAAATACTTCAGGCTATTCCGGTAATCGCCTTTTGCTTCATATAGACCGGCCAGTGATTCGCTGGCATTCGCTATTCCCTCTTTATGGTTTATTTCATTGGCCAGTGAAAAACTTTCCCGGGCATAATCAATGGCCACATCCGTTTGCCCGAGTCCACGGCAGGCCCTGGCTATCGAGCCCGTGGTGTTCATTCTGCCCAATTTATCATGGGTTTGCAGGTAATACTGCAGGGAAGGCTCAAAATAAGCCAGCGCCTCCTTGTATTGTCGTTTTTCACAAAGTACACTACCTATATCCACCCTGACAAAGGCGGCTACATAGCCATTGGGATCGTTTATAACCTGCATTGCCTGCCGGTATAGTTCCAGCGCCTTGTCATAATCGTTCCGCAGTTGATATACACCGGCCATGTCAACGAGCAGGTATGCTTTTCCTACACTATCCCTCATTTCCTGCATCATCCCATAAGCTTTGTTTAGATGTTGCAAAGCCTCTTCCTGCTTCCCTGTATTTATATAGAACAGGCCAATGTTCCTGATCATATTAGCGGCCAGTCTTTTTTCATTTACTTTTTCAGCCAGGAACTGCGCCTGCTGAAAATAGGAAAGCATTTGCGCATAATCGCCCTTTAAGGAATAGTAATAACCATGCACAGACAGTCCTTCCGCTTCTCCCTTTTCATATTGAATATCTTTGGCGTATCCATATGCCTTTTGCGCATAGAATAGCATACTATCCGGGTTTATTGCATAAAAACTGGTAGAGAACTTAAGCAACACATTGATATACCCGGTATCCCGTTCAAAACCTTTTTTGGATGCTTTCTCTGTAAGAAGATGCCGGTAACTTTCCAGCCGGTAGGGTTGTGCAAAAGAGTGACAGGCGAGCAATAGCCCTATAAAAAGGACTGCGGTATGGCGTTTCATGGTGGGTACGGGGTTTAGGGACTTTAACAAGGGTCATAATAGCTACGTAAAATATAAGAAAAATTGCTAATTCACAATACCCCCCGTAATAAAAAAGACCGTCTCCATGTACTGCTGAAGACGGTCTCTCTTTTATGATGAAGATCAAGCTTTATATCACAAATCCATCCGGCAGGATGGCGCCTTTTTTAACGACCACGATACCGTCCTTGATGGTATACAGGGAGTGGTCGGTATTTTCGAGGTGATCGCTGCCATTGATGCGTACATCATTACCAATACGGCAGTTTTTATCAATGATGGCATTCTTTATATAGCAACGGTCGCCAATGCCCAGCGTAGGCAGTCCGCGCTCCTGTGCATGGGTCATTTCCTCAATGGTTTCATAATAATCGGTCCCCATCAGGTAGCTGCTCACAATGGTGGTGCCATAACCAATACGGCTGCGGATACCAATCACACTGTGTTCAATACGGCTGGCATTAATGATACAACCTTCTGAAATGATCGCCTTTTCGAGGGTAGTGCCACTGACCTTGGCAGGCGGCAGCATACGGGCCCGTGTATACACGGCATTGGAATTGTCGAACAGGTTGAAAGGAGGAATATCCTGTGTAAGCGCCAGGTTGGCCTCAAAGAAGGAGTAAATATGCCCGATGTCTGTCCAGTAACCATCATACTGGTAGCTGGCCACTTTATAATTTTCCAGTGATTTGGGCAGGATCTCCTTCCCGAAGTCTGTACAATCCTTGTATTCATCCAGCAACAGGTCGTTCAGCAACTTGCGGTTGAAAATATAGATACCCATGGAAGCCAGGTAATCCCTGCCCTGGGCCTGCATTTCAGGCCCGGTATCGCTCGACCAATCGGGCAACAGGTCTTTTTTAGGCTTCTCTATGAAAGAAGTGATCAGGTTATTGTCATCTGATTTTAATATCCCGAAATCAGAGGCTTCACGGGCAGCTACCGGGATGGTGGCAATAGAAATATCAGCGCCGGTGTCCTTATGGTTGGCCAGCATTTTCTGGAAATCCATCTGGTAAAGCTGATCACCCGACAATATGAGTACATATTCGCATTCATGCTGGTTAATGTGCCGGAGCGACTGGCGCACCGCATCCGCTGTACCCTGGTACCAGGAGGGATTGTCCGGCGTTTGCTCTGCCGCGAGGATATCCACAAAAGCGGCGCTGAATATGCTAAAATGATACGTATTCTTAATGTGCTTGTTGAGCGAGGCAGAATTGAATTGCGTAAGTACAAACATCCGGGTAATACCCGAATTGATACAGTTGGAAATAGGAATATCCACCAGGCGATACTTTCCGGCAATGGGTACAGCAGGCTTGGAACGACTGGCTGTAAGAGGGTATAACCTGGTGCCGGCTCCTCCACCCAATATGACTGCAATCACTTGTTTACTCATAATTGTGGGATTTTATAATTTGATCAGTGCTTTTTTGTGAATTGTGCATCGGAATTGTCAATGGGCTGCTGATAATAACATGACTTTCGAAAGAAAGTTTACCCCAATGCCGCCTGGTATACTTCAATATACTGCTGAACGCTGCTTTCCCAGCTAAAATCCAGTTGCATCATCTGCCGGCGTATTTGCTTCACTGTTTCCTTTTGATGATACAATTCTGTTGCCCGCCATATGGCATGGGTAATATCGCCTACAGTAACATTATTATAGCAGATACCATACCCGCCCGGATCGCCATGGTCAATAACGGTGTCTTTTAACCCACCGGTACGCCTCACCATCGGCACCGTGCCATAGCGCATGGAGTACATCTGGTTCAGGCCGCAGGGCTCCACCCGGGAAGGCATCAGTAAAAAGTCCATGCCCGCATACATGGTATGGCTGAGCCCTTCATGATAGCCAATGTATACATTGTAATCGTATTGCGACATCGGCTTGATGGCATTCAGCGCTGCTTCCACTTCCGGAAAACCGCTGCCCAATACCAGGAAGTTCATCCGCCGGCCAATGTAGCTCAGGGAATCACGGATCGCCTGCGGCAACAGGTCGGCCCCCTTCTCCCCCACCAGCCTGCCGATAAACCCGATCAAAGGCTTATCAAAGTCCAGGGAAAACTGATCGCACAACTGCATTTTATTCTTGGCCTTGCCTGCTTCTGTATCGTCCAGGCCATACCGGTGTACCAGGTATTCATCAATTTGCGGGTCCCATACATGTACATCAATGCCATTTAAAATGCCATAACATTTCCCTTTCTCGTATTCAAACAG includes:
- a CDS encoding FecR family protein gives rise to the protein MNLSKEIIERFLAGRCTPEEAAAILDALREQPGLLDAYMGKDDWDEIDENKAVMPPDVEARTTKAVLNYTTRTTPGAFLIKRRWMMAAASIVALSITGFYLFKQRSSPQQDQAVAQSKEISVDVPLNKDTMIMNTGKGKLTVALKDGSQILLSSQAEIRYEPQFTGTKREIQLKGEAYFKVSKDKSKPFIVYSHGITTTALGTSFTIRAWGNDPQVSVALHTGKVVVRSITASDSSAKSIYLLPGDRLTVNTQTFATHIEKEKPAAIVAKDTPLKKAFVLDFDREPLAKVFDKLIQEYGTAIQYDGTLLSELSFTGSIKTDDPLEKILQNIALLNSLTVTRTPKGYLISTGQ
- a CDS encoding SusC/RagA family TonB-linked outer membrane protein, which translates into the protein MKRIRRLPKLKKLPLLHSLLLLAFTCCMSITGYTQTTPASIRGVVQNEKGEGLAGVSIAIKNDSLRYKSNTSTDAQGVFTFSDLLPDIPYTISFSFVGYETQTRSRYALKPGEKASMMINLKELPADLQQVVVVGYGTSKKISVTGAVDQVSGKRIAERPIANIFQGLQGVSPGLNITYGGGQPGQTPTINVRGYTSINGGGPLIVIDGIAAATDDLLRLNPSDIASITVLRDAASAAIYGARASYGVLLVTTKEGVSGGRQNISYNNYFAWSRRTILPEPVTDPYIYSRVLETSTDNTPWDYVNFSDEYYKWAKERSDNPSIEDVRVDPSDPSKWAYMGSNNWNDYFFSKTSFSQYHTISFSGSSENNRKLPIGYLLSADYTKENGLNKLTKDDWNRYGLRGKLNIAPFPWLKLDNNLSVYQLKRDAPTYAATDVYYLQPTNVAKNPDGTWGNNSAGRLAAQLTSGGRNQQTRFGFQNIARAVATFLNGSLQVTGDASFKRELWKYHREDLPYLLGYGPNDVRQENSIGSIAETNGIINQDVFDLYVNYNKELGDHAFKLLAGYNQESYEWSPVTASKTQLISSSVPYIGLTTGDATVSTTGEGGYYSYAIRSWFGRINYTFKDRYIIEGNGRYDGSSRFPSNNRWGFFPSVSAAWIASREAFFDKLAPTLSTLKLRASYGDLGNQSVNYFGYVQSLPTKLSTYLINGNRQTVIGNASSPYNLAPSLRVDPSNYTWEKVTTTNVGADIGVLNDKVLVSFDYFVRNTLGMLAPSQELPGVLGTSAPQQNSADLSTRGWELSVSYRNSFSVQSQPLSFNARLVVSDSRSKITRYNNALETFSATYRPDQYIGEIWGLTNDGFFQSKDEIDKLDESSLIPWGALDIVPGWPKYKDFDGDGKIEQGPSAKDPKDLRVIGNSSPRYRFGFNLDMSWNNIDLSVFLQGVAKQDYYPRHYLFWGPYQQPYANVYPWNLDFYRAADDNAQQIAQHSASYINAGLAKANTNAYFPVLQSWLADNNYGSGLDIAQTKYLLNAAYLRVKNVTVGYTLPASLMKRFGFKRLRLFFSGENLYEFSSIKKYLDPESISDGFGWEYPYQRKYSFGVNADL
- a CDS encoding RagB/SusD family nutrient uptake outer membrane protein, coding for MKKILYYILAGSLITTGACKKDFLDRYPQTTISPELFFKSEDDLSLYINGLLNHDGVGNYLDDQSSDNTATTGAVEVKVVMTGSPSSKTITSGWNWSRLRDINYFLDNYGKAAVTQEVKDHYAGLARYYRAVFYTGMVKRYSNVPWYSRTINPNDTAMLYMAPTPRAQVMDSVMADLAFAAAHVRATVPAGTPGVWAVKTFYTRVALYEGTYRKYHSELNLGSSANSFLEKARDIAKEIMGSGNFQLNNTNSPEKDYGTLFGSADLSANKEVILNTPYDLSKAGAGSSNINSTVFGDYEQSPSRSLIQAYLMKDGSRFTDIAGYETFGFVKEFENRDPRMKQTLVYPGFARITDSKSYVQRLNKNFTGYHQLKGYYNNSTDNVILGSFDFPAYRYAEVLLTYAEALAELGTITQANLDESVNLVRSRAGLPALNLVAANGNPDPVLAAQYPQVSGAQKGVLLEIRRERRVEFAMEGYRYDDLMRWQAGKLLEKIPEGMYFPGLGKYDLTGDGHEDIILIDKSSNIPAEAQKEKNALGEVLVYYKAGSFGENVTVYLRNGNSGGTLVTEVTPRNFIEPKYYYRPIPYNQVVLNPKLTQSFGWE
- a CDS encoding metallophosphoesterase family protein, producing the protein MKRREMLKAVGLMTGAMAAANQAVLAAATGVGKEKVPKPVLRVVHITDVHIRTGDNAPDRFKKCLKEITGQKVDFFLNGGDSINDASYDNVKRESVTEQWSLWDDCLRSIGQYEVYSCIGNHDPWWAAPSQTDEMYGKEYVVKRLKIPGRYYSFPKKNWHFIILDGNNKNISLDEEQFTWLEQELARLPASTPTLLMSHYPILGTTPILVGGGHSDHKKLKDLFYKHRDKVKVCLSGHNHLYDKTLYNGVLYCCNGAMSGYWWGKGDKESAGAGYYLETPPGYAILNLYEDGTVTNDYTPHAYL